atctcaaaatatccataaatagtagtgagatagtttgagtttagatgttttattaaattttgtgaaatgagaaagaaaaagttgaatttgaaaatatttaagaatatctaAAAAAAGTTATGTTTCCTAGCAGGCATGAAGAGTCTAAAAGGCGTATTGTAGaactaaatttgataaaatcctttctaaataaaaatatttctaatataATGAGTTATCAGTTCAAAATGTGgtataaaatcttaattagtaattatattttGCAAAACTATAtgtgttatttttaaataaaaatgcaatcaAAATTTTAGCCTTAGGCCCCAAAATATATTGAGCGGGTCCTGACACAAtacaaaatcataatttttaaaactccaATATTCTTAAAGATATTCATCTCTTATAATCCAAATTCTCCCActcatatcattaaaaaaaaaaaaatctatttttaaaatagtgTGTAAagtacatataataaaatatttacaaaatataatttaatttaaaatataaaatttaaaatttataaatcaaatattacaataaaataaattaaatggcGTGTTCTACAgcgggggaaaaaaaaaaaaagattaattacaATTTTGTTGTGAGGATAATTGAGTATGACCGATGACGCAAGAGGTACACACATGCGTACGTACACAACCAAATGCTCTTTGATTTTCCTTTCCTAAAACGCGTGGGTCTTCCCATCCCCCACCCGCCGGAGCACGTTATAGGTAGGACCCCAAGCAGGCCAACACCTCCTAAGATACTCTTATCAAAAATCAACCACCACATTGGTACTAATAGACCCCATCTTCTTGTTgctcctttcttttttcctttcacctTCCATTtagaaaacatattttctttcaaGTAACAAATATCTGTGTACTATTTCTGTATTATTGACAACAAAGTTAAGGTTTCCAAGCACTTTCCTTTTCCAATCAAAACCTCATtaacatctctctctccctttctctctctctcccataaTCATTGTGTCATTATAGCAATGGTCGAATCTAACAccagcattattattattattctaacCCGAACCCATTTCATGATAAACCTAAACAACCTTAGCTTTAACACATATGGAGAGCTACCAATCAAGAAgcccatataatatatatatatatatatatctttatacatACAAATGAAGGATCATATCTAATTATCTATACCTTACACAGCTGTCTACAACATATATTTCTTGATCTAGATTCTAGAGTGTATTTTCCTCTCTctgtctttctttttccttagtTAATAATCTTGCtctactcttatatatatatatatatatataaatatatatatgcttttaaaCTAGGGCGTTGAGAGGATCAAAAACTAATTTAGGGTCTTCAGAAACCATGATCTCGGAAGCAGACCATAGCCGTGCAGCTTCGGCTGAGTTGTTTCCCAGTTTCGATGTTGAAGCTTCGTTGCAGTCGGCAAAGTACTTCCCGGACACATTCAAAAGTCTCGGATGAGTCGCAACGTAACAAGTCGTAGCAGCAGCCTACAATATAATACATATCGCACCCcacccattatatatatatatatatatataatatggtttTCCCAGAAACCACTGTAAAGCTAGCAAAGGATAAGTTTTTTTGGAATCTGATAACATCGATCTCCAATTACGTACGTACCTGAGGAATTGTCTTCAAGAGCTTGGAAGCGAAGAAGAAAGCCAAATCTGCATATATATGCCAAAGAAATTCAGGAATTTTCAGACGAAAACAGTAAGGTTTGAatgttttggttttaaaaagAGACTGATGATGATTATCTTCTTCAACCTGTGACTAGGCCTTCACGTTCTCGAGTGAGTCCGGTTCTCACTATTCCCGGATGAACACAATTCGCAGTCACGTTGGCCTCCATTTGctgcaaattattattattattattatagtagTTTCAAGAAATGGTTGTTTCAAGACAATCTGAACAAGAAGAaatcaagaaagaaaagaacaaattttcactttttcttttatttgttttcttctgTCTTTAATAATACTTGATCAAGCAATCTCTAACTATACCTTCAGTCTCCGAGCAAGTTCCTTGGTGTGCAAAACGTTGGCGAGCTTCGAGAGCGCGTAAGCACGTGTCGCGTCGTAATGGCTGAATCAACCGAGGCAAGTTATACAGAAAGTCAAAAACCGATGTTATTGTACTTTGTGACGACAACTTGTGTATACAATCGGTCTTATTATTACAGATAATTTACAGTTCCCaatatttcattttccatttttttcttgtCATTCACCTCTTGTTTCGTGTTATCAGACCAAGATATCCGATCATATCACCGGAAAACCAGCCGTGAATGCCCGAGGACACGTTCACTATCCGGCCTTGAACGCCGGTGTTTCTCGCCGTCTCAATCATTCTGTTCAGCAACAGCTTCGTCAACAGAAAATGACCTGCAAGAATTCACCGAAAAATATTTCGTTATGTTGGCTATAATTCATTGCTAAAATCTACAATATTATTGCCTATGATGTGTTTTAATGGCTTACCTAAATAATTAGTAGCAAAGGTCATTTCGATTCCGTCTTCAGAAATTGCATGCTCGTGAGCAAACTTGCCGGCGTTGTTTCTGAGATCAAGTACAAAACTGGGTTATTCCAGTTCAGTACTTACAGGCTGCCGATAAACTAGGTAAAATGTAACGAAACCCAatagagaaaaaacaaaaggagtTTCTTTTCGATCCCTCTGTTTTCTGGGCAAGCATACAATATTCAATGAAGAATAGAAggaaccaagaaaaaaaaaaagcttctgAGGCACCTACATGAGGAGATTCAGAGGCAAATCGAGGGACTCGAACTCGGAGACGAAGTTTCGGACAGAACGAAGAGAGCTAAGATCGAGAGGCATGACAATAATCTCCGACTCGGGACACTCCGACACAATACGAGCCTTGGCTTCCTCGGCAGCCTTCAGGTTTCGAGCCGGGAGGACCAGCCTCGCCCCTCCCTTGGCGAGAACACGAGCCGTCTCGGCACCGATCCCTGACGTAGCGCCTGTggtgaaagaaaataagaaaaaccacACGTTAAACGCCAAAAGGGCGCGGCCCAGTTCACCGGTTGTGATGATTCGACGGCTATGAATGTGGGATGTACAAGAAGATTACCTGTGATAATGGCCGTGACGGAGCGCAGATCGGAGCTGCTCTTAGTGACTTGCTCTGCGGTGGATTTGGAGCCGTAGCCGCTTGCTCCGACGGAACCTATGAGGTATTTAACCGTGTCAACCATTTTTCTTTCCCCAAGTTACGGTTTGGTGGACGCTCGTAGGCTTGACCAAGAACCCTGGTGTGTCTTGACAAAGGCGTCGGGACTGTCACAAAAACCCAGTACGTGTTGGGCTTATTTTGCAGTCTGAAATATGTGCTATGTCAGGCTTCTGCAGCCTACGCCGCTCTGCATTTACTCTGTTCCTCTGTAACCGTGCGCCTGCGACCAATctagagaggaagagagagattgCAAGGACAAACGAAGGAAGGAATCTTTTTGTGGGATTTTATGATGTAGAGCTGGGTGGAGAATCCGTGAGAGAGAGGATGGGATCACCATTACATATATTTGTCAGGGATTGATTGGGATAAAATTGATGCATGATTGGGTTTAAAGCAGTTTATTAGTCGGTATTATCCAAGATTTAATACAGATGTCTGGTTATCCTTTTTAGCGGTTCTCTCTAATTATCCGAtagtattttcttattttaaaaattacaaagaaaatcataatttgtaattttttttacaaatctttataattatattgacgtgtaaatatatatttaaataaaattataaattatatcttGATATATGTTATATGAATGACGAATAACATTTCTCTATTTAATATAggataattttacataaacatTTGTCTATATTACATCATCCAACttgatgaaataattaaaaaaaaaattatctatcaCTTAATCCGAAGAAAGAGTTTCTCGATTCAGAAAACTGAAGATTTTATTGGTGCAGGAGAAGGATTTAGATGAGATCCCATATGAAAACTCTCACCttataaaaattgataattttaaaatcttaaaaaaatgaaaaaaaatctttggATTGAATAATTTGGATTTGACTTACAAGTATAAGCAAGATTTTCCTGATTTTTAAAACCTTCCCCTGTATATCAAGCCTGATCGTTTTCCCTCGTGTACCAACGAATACGAAGTCAATTTGGCATCTTGGAAATGGAAAGGCCATTGCTTGAATCGTTTACTATACTTATTTCGATTGGGACGGACCTATAACGAATTTGAAGAGGTCCATGTGGATTTGAAATAGGAgacttatagttataaaaagattatataaaaattaataatctcATAAACTGACGTAATTTAATATGagctgttaaatatattttataataaaaataactttacaatctaattaTGAACCACATGAAACTATTTCAATTTATgaagttatttttgtataatctatttatgattaaagtatttctttttaaaataattaaaaattgttaGCAGAGAATAATAAATGGAATTAGCTAGTACCATAAATGACTATTTTATGATCTTTACACATATAAAGAAATCACTCTTTTTTACATTGTAAATCTTTATGTAACACTtctttaaattataagaaaatatttaagttagtaaataGAAGTGTTATGTATAAATTGCCTTGACTAGATGTAAaatgttagatttactttaaactataaaaaattttacaatctaatatattacatcaaattaagtcaaattcactctatcacTTTCGTAAAATCTCAATGCAAAGCATCTTTCttgaattaataatttatttaaaaatatttatatctcacataatttgatttaaaaaataaattttaaatttaaattttataaattaaattttgtaatataaataatgtgtaaagatttttaaaaaacaataaactcttataaaaaaaaatgccaaattTAAGAAAGAACGGGTCGGCGGTGTTGTAGAGAACGTCGCTAGACCAGACACGGCTAAGGTTAAAAAACCACTTCGGTTTTGATGTGACCGTATTCGTCGGAGTAACATCATGGAATTACCCCGTTTAGACGAATGAACAGCTTAGCATAATGCCGATCATGATATGGGTAAATTAATGATCGGCAAACGTGGGGCGGTGGTTGGTTGGGAACGGGATGAGTCGGCGATTGATTAATGAAAGAATCAATGTAGGACACGAGTGTCGAGGCGAGATGTAAGAATCGTCAAAGGGGAATTGCACGTGAGGGTTTCAAAGTGTTCCAGATCGGTCAATGCCACGGCCTCGAATCTTGCATTTCCTCGGGATAATTAAGTAATTACACAGTCAAATAATTCCCGGTCAAACCCCGGATTGTTCCTTCGTTATAGGAATAATATTAGGTTTattatcttactattattttttatttttttaaatttattttacttgataattgaaaaagtgactcttaataaaattatatatttttaaatttttttaataattaaatatgttaaaatataacatgatTAATCtggattatattttttttagaaaactaAGAACAATCAATgcttatttttagaaaaaaaattcatctgGATTAGTTTTTTTAGTTAGATTTTTGTAGACGCGTAAAGAGAATCTCTTCAACTATTTGATTGATCTggataattcattttttgaataggatagtaaaatatttgttattgttcATGTATGATATTTGAGTAATAAAAAACTCATGCAAACATTTAACTCTAGTTTGATTACACGGataatataaaaagttaaagttgaataaaataatattagaatataattttttaatataattttattttaaaatttaaaaaaattgaattgtttattatattttatgtgagagtttgaaaaaattgtaatgattagataagttGACTTTGTTTTGAAAACAAACCACCCCTTCATGTTATGTCTCTTTATCTCAAAGTTAAATTATTAGATTGGATctgttaaatgaaaaatattgagcATGTTAATTATCATAAATCTGAACtgaattatttaaatatgttaattgtaatcatgcagttttaggaGCTGGGGGATATGAGTTCACATACCATCTTGGCTGTGGGTTATGTTTGGTCAGTGAGCTGGAAATCTTCTCAAATTACATCATTATTATTCatcattattcacaaattattcattattttttattactatttataaattatttaaaatcaccTCAACATCTAAATTTGGTTTAGGAAATGGTGAAGGAGGGCCTTTTATTACCGGACGAGCCAAAAGGTATTTGATTTGTATATAAAGGAGAAAAGAAGTCACGAAGTTTCAGCTTTTTGGAGCACTTGGAGAGTAGCCGTGCCCCAAAAGAGGGACCCTGTGAGGCTGTGACATCATATTCCTTCTTCCACGACTGCATATTTTATGGggatatatgtatgtttgatcCCATTACGTACTTTGATGGTTTCTCCACAGCCCTGCTAGTTCTATACTTTCTTGCTAATCAAATATTAAATGTCCCCACGTTTTGGTATTTTGGATATGCTTTTTAACACGCATGATTTCCAGATCAAACAGCATTTTCACAGTACCAGCTCCAGTTGTTAGTTTGATTCCATACTTCTAATTGTTTTCTTGGCTTTTATAATTTCACACCTATCATATATCCGTTTATATCTATTTTTCAGACATTGATGTATGAGATCTTGTTTGGATTATATGCATGGATGCCACGAATATTTTCCTCTTAGTTAGCACACGCATGGGAAACATATAGACCTACCCATAAGATTCCGCCAGGCAATCCCAGTAGTTCATCAAATCCCTCAcatatcaaaagagaaagaTCATGTGGACTTTATAGGGTTCTATTACTTTAAACTTTAAAGGACGTTTATCTCTGGCCATCTATAATTATCAGAAAGTCCTTGGCCCTCCAAATTTCTCTGTCTCCCTGCTCTGGTCATCTTCTATTTTGTTCTTTAGCCTTCCCCAGTATTGTAGGCCGCTACGGCACGAAAAAAATGTTCTTAGCCTTCTCACACTGACACTAGCTTTGACAGACTTTTGTTTTAATATCTGTTGTTTATCTTGTTGCTTGGGATCATTCTATAAAGAACGAGAACTTTTATTTAGATGATACATGCCACTTGCCCATTGTAGCCCAGATAcataattaagaaaacaaaaatgaaaaaatatattcagtTCACCCAAAttttttaaccttttgatcATCATGATCTGCTTggggaaagaaaatatttttgtaaaagaaaaatatattcagGCTCTTTTTCATTCGACAAGATAAGACATGTGCCAGCAACAAAAGCTATTTTCGTCTCATTACACACATAGGATACTCATGTTTTTCATACACAGTGCATGAAAAcacaataaaaggaaaaaaaaaatgatcacacTCAATATTGAGCAACTTCTTGTATaataaaggagaaaaagaagcatGCAGGAGAAAGCGGCTTCTTCCTTTACATCTTCACTCATTCTCCTCCCTCTCCACCAGcttgtaagagagagagaggttggaaATTTTGTAATCATATAATATCCTTAGTAATGGATTCTCCAACCTCTGCAGATCATCGATCGTCTCCAGCTAGATTCTCCAACCACCATTAATCTTTAACTTGCCATTGGCACACGGCTCGGTAAAGATAAAAGAGTTGTCCGGGACATGAATCTAGCAATATTGTTGAGTACAGCTTTCGCATGGTTGATCAAAGATATTTGATTTTCCTTTTAAGTTCAATTATACGCACAAAAAATAATCGTTATCATCATTAGTTGAGAATAAGaaacaagaaatatatataataatatatatacaatcaatATTCAAAGAAAAGAACATGTTTGATCCACGTTAATTAGCAAGTAAGCAAGCTTAGGTCGAGTCAGTCCCACATCATATAAACCATGCATGCGTGCAACACGTGTTGtgccatattatatatatgcacctAAGTGCGTGAAAAATTACTCGAGCACAAAAGATCAGTAGAGTTAGtccttttagaatttaaattaaGCAACAACCAAAGTTGGTATCAGTGTAAGTTAAAAATATAACTCGAATAAAGACATCCTTACTCCTTAtaagatagatagatagagcTAGCTAGCTTAATTCATTAATTTGTAGCCTAAAGTTGTCtcattttaatttgtctccaaTATATGGTACACCCCCCCACCGTATCAAATCTTGGATTTTGTTCGCCATTATCTTAATCAAACGACACTCTCTTTTGCTCGCATTTGGGTGTTTGGTTCGCCAACTCTCTTTGACTATTAAGAATATTAAGAATAACTAGCTAGTCATACTTTCCACAACCCATTTGCagatctatttataaaaaaatacattttgttaatattttaaaaagggGTGCGATTTGAATACTAAGGTTCTTCAATGATTGCCACTATTTTTTATGGGAGCCCCACAAGTCCTAAAGTGGGGCCATCCTTTTCCATTCAATTAGGTTGGGTTTAGGGATTCCAATACCTTGGTGATCTAAACTAATATTGCGCTAATGATATTAATAATCATCTTTCCAACTCCTTGATAATTTGAATATCTCTAAATTTAATGCATAGTGGTGTGCCATTTTTTAGTACTTTAATTTCTTGTAGAAAAAGGTTGTCATGAACCTCGCGTTATCACCCTTTAGTTCCAAAAGAAAGCATtctcgttatatatatatatatacccaatTGTTTATAtgaactaaaaaatatatatattagcatacaATGAACGAAGAAGCCTCTTAAATATCTGTAATTAAAGAGAAATTAGTAGTATCACAGCATGGAATTGGTGCAATCAGGTCGCTGCGTATAATTAGGCTTTTTAAGATCAGAATGATCTCAATCATCGGAAAGAGGGTCGACTAGCAGTGTCAATTGCTTAGCAAAAATAAAGGGATCTATCAGTACTAGTGAGCTGACCCACCAACCACTACCCACTAATTAACAAGAAATGAAATCTTTTTGTGAGGTAATGAATCTATAAAGATGCCAATCTATTGGATTATGAATAGCTAATTTGAAAATCTGGTCTTAATTCATTATGATTATCTCTTTAATTTGTCAGTTCATTAGTGTGGATGTTGacatcaaaattaattaagtattCGGCAACTAACTCCCACCATTTCTAGCCATTATTGTGCAATCGCAGCTCCATTAATCAAGTCTTGATAATCAATACCTCTTCTTAATTTTTCTGTACATACGTACGTAGTTAATCCAATATTTTTCTCTCCTAAAGGAATCCTAATTCTTGCATcacaattttaataataattagaattactgatctatgtatatatatgtgtatgtgaaGTGTTCCAATCATAAAGAGATCACACAAGAGAAAACCTACAAACCAATCATATGGTTTCAGATGAtacattagatctactttacaataaatataactttacatcttaatgtattatataaaatcacgtcggtttgtgaatttacttttatgcgATCTCTTTATAAGTAAAACATTTATATGTATTAGagagctcatatatatatatatatatacaaaggtcatttaagaaaattgaCCATCTTTGAATCATCTTATGCACCAATTAAAAGTCCCATATTTCTAGTTAAGGAGAGGGTGAGATCGTGAATTCTAATCGATCCGGGTACGTAGTCCCTCAGAGATGTCACACCCAAATAAAATCCGTTACAAAATCAGGTAATTATTGGGAGGAGTAATGAGCAACAACCATGAACTTTAGTCGCTAAATTGATCAGTAGGAGAATTAACAATTTGAAGATTTATATCTTCTAAAGTTACTAGATATTTTAGAGATCCTACTTAGCAATCGCGAACTTGAATTCTCCACTGTGAGTACGGAAGCTCCAGTGGAATTTCATGAATAAGTTTTGAGAACTAATTTATTCAGTCTTCACAATaagcatatataaatatatattcaatttcaagattatgaaacaaaatcACTGGTATTTGTTGCTTTGAAGGCTTTTATCTGCTGGCTAGCTTGCTATATGGATGATTAGCAATGTATCTTCCGGTCATGAGGCCATCCGAACTCCTCCAGAAAAGCCAAAACGACTCCATTTGACCAGCCAAAACCAGTCTATATTGAAACAAACCCAACAAGCATTTAGATCAGAAGGAGAAAAAACACACTTTTTGAGCATTTCTTATGTAAGAGAAATATTCATGGTAGCAAACAATCCACATCAATGAAAACACATTCTTCCAAGAAAAAGTTTTTAAGGCATGGTACCTGGGGTGCATATTCACCACCACCTCCAAATTCTCCACACTTTTCCACATCATATTTTTCATGCATTGTGCCCGTCTTCTTGTAGGCAACATAGTTGGTTCTGAGCCACCTCACAGCAATGTCTTCAGCCACTGACCTTGCTTCTTTTGATCCAGATCTTGCCAGACCTTCAGCTATCATGTGTTGAAGCGGGGCCCAACCATTTGGAAAGTCCCTGTAATGCAAATCTTCTAAGACCGTAGGCAAATTAAACAAAGAAGAACACGAACATGCAAATGTTTCCTCCCCTTCATAGAATCCCGGCCCCTCCCTACTTCTTCCTTTTATAATGTATCTAAATTTCTTCCAGCATAAGATCCAATCACGTGGAATTTAAAGCTGGTTACTAACCATTGTTGTCCTGAATTGGCCAAAGAAGTTGCTATGCCCGCAGGAAAAAGCAGGCCCGAACTTTGGAAGCTTTTCATGACTTTCTTCACCAGGGCAGtatcttcaaatatatattacacaAGAAAAGCAATCTTAGTATTATCAATGCGCAGCACGACCTAGTACTGTAGTACATTTTGCAAAACCAATATGCAATTGAGGTTCCAAATGTAGTTGCATCCAAGAAATACACAATTAGGAACAGTCCGTTAGTTTTCATTAGTGTGTTCAATTATCCTATCATGTTGCCTTATCTATATTAACTACAAAAAGAAGATTCAGCTGAGCAACATGATCCCAGTGTGGACTAGGACAGCTGAGATTATTTGGAGCTCAGGCTCGCATATAAATGTTCAACCAAGTCCTCAACCCAAGCCTATCAGCCGTGCTTGTACAGCCAGTTGCACTCTTTGGTCCCTTTGTGAGCCTAGCCCTGGTGGTCCGGTGGACATTAAAAGACAAACCTGAATAAAATGATTCAATCCATAAAGGAATGAAGTTTGAAGCGTATACATTCTGATTCTGGTTACAAGCTTCCCAATTTTGAGGTTCCTAGAAGTatcaaaatgaagaatcagGAGAACTGTTTAACAACAAGCAACTGTCAGACACTACAAACACCCCCAAATTTTGCGCTTTGCATTTAATCCTGTTCCACAAAATTTTGATCAGGACTACCTGGCATGCGCTATCATTAAGCCAATAATCAAGCCATTGCCCCATCTCTGAATTCCAGAAAATAGATTTGAATGCCTTCACTCTGGCTTGAGAAGCTTTCAAGAAGTGCTCTGCAGTACTCTCATCTCCAGTAACTTTTGCCAAGAAGGCAATGTCTAGTTCCATCTGAATCAACAAGTACCATAGATAATCTTGTTAACTGGTAAAAAAATCCCAAGGATTCTATGTCAAAGTGTTCCGAGTA
This Carya illinoinensis cultivar Pawnee chromosome 11, C.illinoinensisPawnee_v1, whole genome shotgun sequence DNA region includes the following protein-coding sequences:
- the LOC122280793 gene encoding short-chain dehydrogenase TIC 32 A, chloroplastic, translating into MVDTVKYLIGSVGASGYGSKSTAEQVTKSSSDLRSVTAIITGATSGIGAETARVLAKGGARLVLPARNLKAAEEAKARIVSECPESEIIVMPLDLSSLRSVRNFVSEFESLDLPLNLLINNAGKFAHEHAISEDGIEMTFATNYLGHFLLTKLLLNRMIETARNTGVQGRIVNVSSGIHGWFSGDMIGYLGLITRNKSHYDATRAYALSKLANVLHTKELARRLKQMEANVTANCVHPGIVRTGLTREREGLVTDLAFFFASKLLKTIPQAAATTCYVATHPRLLNVSGKYFADCNEASTSKLGNNSAEAARLWSASEIMVSEDPKLVFDPLNALV